The following are from one region of the Mesorhizobium shangrilense genome:
- a CDS encoding polysaccharide deacetylase family protein, with protein sequence MAVADVQVALTFDFDAYSTWIGSHNATSPSMLSRGEFDPIGARRVLKVLEQAGIPATFFVPGHSALAFPPVVRAFRDAGHEIGHHGWVHENPVLLTREEERTVLLRGLEALDKVAGVRPCGYRSPAWDNSPSTIELLLELGFEYESSMMGNDHEPYWCRIGDSWSTTEEFRFGIPVDLVELPVAWHLDDFPQFEFLATDKGYLAGGRAPSTALEIWKAEFDFLYQRIGSGVMVVTMHPQIIGRGHRLLMLEQFISHVASHERAGFTTCRDHVRQWRTGRSPSLPADAGDNRLSR encoded by the coding sequence ATGGCCGTTGCCGACGTTCAAGTCGCTCTGACCTTCGATTTCGACGCCTATTCGACATGGATCGGCAGCCACAATGCGACGTCGCCGAGCATGCTGTCGCGCGGAGAATTCGATCCGATCGGAGCGCGCCGCGTTCTGAAGGTGCTGGAGCAGGCCGGCATCCCGGCAACCTTCTTTGTCCCCGGCCATTCCGCTCTCGCATTCCCGCCGGTGGTCCGCGCCTTTCGCGATGCCGGCCACGAGATCGGCCATCACGGCTGGGTCCATGAAAACCCGGTCCTGCTGACGCGCGAGGAGGAGCGCACGGTCTTGCTGAGAGGCCTGGAGGCGCTGGACAAGGTCGCGGGCGTCAGGCCATGCGGATATCGTTCGCCTGCCTGGGACAACAGCCCGTCCACCATCGAACTGCTGCTCGAACTCGGCTTCGAGTATGAAAGCTCGATGATGGGGAACGACCACGAACCCTATTGGTGCCGTATCGGCGATTCGTGGTCGACCACGGAAGAATTCCGCTTTGGCATCCCGGTCGATCTTGTTGAGCTGCCCGTTGCATGGCACCTCGACGACTTCCCGCAGTTCGAGTTTCTGGCGACGGACAAGGGTTACCTGGCTGGCGGCCGCGCCCCGTCGACGGCGCTTGAGATCTGGAAGGCCGAATTCGACTTCCTGTATCAGAGGATTGGCAGCGGGGTGATGGTGGTGACCATGCACCCGCAGATCATCGGACGCGGCCATCGGCTGCTGATGCTCGAGCAATTCATCAGCCATGTCGCATCGCATGAGCGCGCCGGCTTCACCACCTGCCGGGACCATGTGCGGCAATGGCGGACGGGCCGCTCGCCGTCGCTGCCAGCCGACGCGGGCGACAACAGGCTGTCCCGATGA
- a CDS encoding ABC transporter substrate-binding protein encodes MGIIRNHFIGAAMLAVATAMPFAAQPAMAQDLKVEPGTFKLAISPWLGYGMWYVAQEKGFFKANGLEDVQLINFVEDKDMGAAIAAGQVDGDNESIQQLLAKVQAGIPLKGILLLDASTKADAILVNADIKTVADLKGKQVAFERGSTSDLLLNYVLQKNGMTIDDVNVLPMPAASAGTAIISGTVPAAVTYEPYISAAVSADKNIKVLAEAGEAPGLISDVLAVPDEILKTKPGQVQAMLKSWDQALEYYRAHVEEGRAIIAKGVGATPADLTTAFDGVSYYSVSESQAALNGVFKSETYPGIVKAAQAAKLVDKDIAYETAIDSAVAHSK; translated from the coding sequence ATGGGAATCATCAGAAATCATTTCATCGGCGCGGCCATGTTGGCCGTAGCGACCGCAATGCCCTTCGCGGCGCAACCCGCGATGGCGCAGGATCTCAAGGTCGAGCCGGGCACCTTCAAGCTCGCCATCTCGCCCTGGCTCGGCTACGGCATGTGGTACGTCGCTCAGGAGAAAGGCTTCTTCAAAGCCAACGGGCTGGAGGACGTCCAGCTGATCAATTTCGTCGAAGACAAGGACATGGGCGCTGCGATCGCAGCCGGACAGGTCGACGGCGACAATGAATCGATCCAGCAGTTGCTGGCGAAGGTGCAAGCCGGCATTCCGCTCAAGGGCATACTGCTGCTCGATGCAAGCACCAAGGCCGATGCCATCCTCGTCAACGCCGACATCAAGACGGTGGCGGACCTGAAAGGCAAGCAGGTTGCCTTCGAGAGAGGCTCGACCAGCGATCTCCTGTTGAACTACGTGCTGCAGAAAAACGGCATGACCATTGATGACGTGAACGTCCTGCCGATGCCGGCGGCGAGTGCTGGAACAGCCATCATTTCCGGCACCGTTCCGGCGGCGGTGACCTACGAGCCCTACATTTCGGCGGCCGTATCGGCCGACAAGAATATCAAGGTCCTGGCCGAGGCCGGCGAGGCGCCAGGCCTGATCAGCGACGTGCTGGCGGTGCCGGACGAAATCCTCAAGACGAAACCGGGCCAAGTGCAAGCCATGCTGAAAAGCTGGGACCAGGCTCTCGAATATTACCGGGCCCATGTCGAGGAAGGTCGGGCGATCATCGCCAAGGGAGTCGGCGCCACCCCCGCGGACCTGACGACTGCCTTCGACGGAGTTTCGTACTACTCGGTCAGTGAAAGCCAAGCCGCGCTCAACGGGGTGTTCAAGTCCGAAACCTATCCTGGCATCGTAAAGGCCGCGCAGGCAGCCAAGCTGGTCGACAAGGACATCGCCTACGAGACAGCCATCGATTCCGCCGTGGCGCATTCGAAGTAA
- a CDS encoding N,N-dimethylformamidase beta subunit family domain-containing protein — protein MRRPVDHSAMAVSGYTVPWYAPAGAPIALHVSISEPVRDVRVARLDTPTPRVMDWAVKTVGERPGRRDFHQGSFLRVSAAEIAKAAGIEGVSFEVYLTRNDGLRVLLETGSLRLGLRDGLLTVEHGGRQFRIDETLPANTWLTVGMSSNEGGTALRIRSDDALSPLDFYRQFDLPWKDLSGDLLFGASASNDIRSLNAKFSSIALQTENGPVAWTFPALLPTAALASSGASEVLLLEAVNQPAFCMTSRRWDGSSFEPRLVPSHYDAVHCHDDDMGPLQWPASHSLDIPSEAEAGVYAFDVEYDGGSERIVFFISSASRRSALLFLVPTATYLAYADEFLPAHLYEWLCEDRGHRFAIDNNLKSLYDYHSDLSGVSISSYKKPKATLRDDYNYPLCGCPHNLPVDLHFLRFCHSNGIAFDLITDHDLHERGLAGLQGYQAVITGSHPEYMSVEMEHALRTFAAQAGSIAYLGGNGFAGKVAFKDDLMELRRSPLEAGRTWDGPIAEQSLSITNEPGGHLRASGRGEFSLTGVAISLMGFEGARPFTRTPESHLRAAEWLFDGVTNETFGAGGIVLGGAAGYEVDATDPHLGTSPDTIIIARATGFPDGFVHDATRWYEGGASERATRRCAEMTLRPLASGGLIFSASSVAWCGALPGAGDMNDVGRITLNLLTHLAAAKSRPDPLRQQQKDGSQPAATQGSTA, from the coding sequence ATGAGACGCCCGGTCGATCACAGCGCGATGGCCGTTTCAGGCTATACTGTTCCCTGGTACGCGCCAGCCGGAGCGCCGATTGCCCTCCATGTCTCCATATCGGAGCCGGTGCGGGATGTGCGGGTTGCGCGGTTGGATACGCCGACGCCGAGGGTTATGGACTGGGCGGTGAAGACCGTCGGCGAGCGACCCGGCAGGCGCGATTTCCATCAAGGGTCGTTTCTGAGAGTTTCCGCCGCCGAGATTGCCAAAGCCGCGGGGATCGAAGGCGTAAGCTTCGAAGTCTATCTGACACGCAACGATGGTCTCAGGGTTCTGCTGGAAACAGGGTCGCTCCGCCTCGGCCTGCGGGACGGCCTGCTGACCGTCGAACATGGAGGCCGGCAGTTTCGGATCGACGAGACATTGCCAGCAAACACCTGGCTGACCGTCGGGATGTCTTCGAACGAAGGCGGGACAGCGCTTCGCATCCGGTCGGATGACGCGCTCTCGCCCCTGGATTTTTACCGCCAATTCGACCTGCCCTGGAAAGATCTGTCAGGAGATCTGCTGTTTGGGGCCAGCGCATCAAACGATATCCGGTCATTGAACGCCAAATTCTCGTCCATTGCGCTGCAGACCGAGAATGGACCTGTTGCCTGGACATTCCCCGCGCTTCTGCCGACAGCCGCACTCGCCTCGTCGGGCGCAAGTGAGGTCCTCCTGCTGGAGGCGGTCAACCAGCCGGCCTTCTGCATGACGTCGCGGCGCTGGGATGGATCGAGTTTCGAGCCGCGGCTGGTGCCATCGCACTACGACGCGGTTCATTGCCACGACGACGATATGGGACCGTTGCAATGGCCGGCATCCCACAGCCTGGATATCCCCTCCGAGGCGGAAGCCGGCGTCTACGCCTTCGATGTCGAATATGATGGCGGATCAGAGCGCATCGTCTTCTTCATTTCCTCTGCCAGCCGGCGCTCGGCCCTGCTGTTCCTCGTCCCGACCGCCACCTATCTCGCCTATGCCGACGAATTCCTGCCGGCGCATCTCTACGAATGGCTGTGCGAGGATCGCGGTCATCGCTTCGCGATCGATAACAACCTGAAATCGCTTTACGACTATCACAGCGACCTCAGCGGCGTGTCGATCTCGTCCTACAAGAAGCCGAAAGCGACGTTGCGCGACGACTACAACTATCCGCTCTGCGGCTGCCCGCACAATCTGCCCGTCGACCTGCATTTTCTCCGGTTCTGCCACAGCAACGGCATCGCCTTCGACCTCATCACCGACCACGACCTGCACGAGCGCGGCCTCGCCGGCCTGCAAGGGTACCAGGCGGTCATTACAGGCAGTCACCCGGAATACATGTCCGTCGAAATGGAGCACGCGCTGCGCACATTCGCGGCGCAGGCAGGCAGCATCGCCTATCTCGGCGGCAATGGTTTTGCCGGCAAGGTCGCGTTCAAGGATGATCTGATGGAACTGCGGCGTTCGCCACTCGAGGCTGGCCGTACCTGGGACGGACCGATCGCCGAACAGTCGCTCTCGATCACCAACGAACCGGGGGGCCACCTTCGCGCCAGCGGGCGCGGCGAATTCTCGCTGACGGGCGTTGCCATTTCGCTGATGGGGTTCGAGGGGGCACGGCCCTTCACGCGGACACCGGAAAGCCATCTGCGGGCTGCCGAATGGCTGTTCGACGGCGTGACCAACGAAACCTTCGGCGCCGGCGGAATCGTGCTCGGAGGTGCCGCGGGCTACGAAGTCGATGCCACCGATCCGCATCTGGGGACATCTCCCGACACGATCATCATCGCGCGCGCCACGGGCTTTCCCGACGGGTTCGTGCACGATGCGACGCGCTGGTACGAAGGGGGAGCGAGCGAGCGCGCAACGCGCCGCTGCGCGGAGATGACACTGCGTCCTCTTGCTTCGGGAGGGCTGATCTTTTCGGCAAGTTCGGTCGCCTGGTGCGGCGCGCTGCCAGGCGCCGGCGACATGAACGACGTCGGGAGGATCACATTGAATTTGCTGACGCATCTGGCGGCGGCAAAGAGCCGGCCGGACCCACTTCGACAACAACAAAAAGACGGGAGCCAACCCGCAGCGACACAGGGTTCAACGGCGTAA
- a CDS encoding helix-turn-helix transcriptional regulator produces the protein MTNAVHESLGLAIDAIGKREFYPALTEYLHRCLDYDNVIVIVFSGTAVPNVLYRKIYGPDVFRYLAEQYLAAAYLLDPIYHFHLRRGAPGLYRLLDVAPDQFRRSRYFKWYYGRIGITDEISVVLPIGDNATITISMGKDSSSGQDFSQRAEECLRSHEPVIMSLLRAHWGASESPSATDISATSITDGLIAAMRTHHGVLLSKRQAEVALLILQGHSSPSIGLHLGVSPQTVKVFRKQLYSKCNLSSQAELFALMMPILEGATSVKSAPAPVLDP, from the coding sequence GTGACAAATGCTGTCCACGAGAGCCTTGGGCTTGCGATCGACGCGATCGGCAAGCGAGAATTCTATCCGGCGCTAACGGAGTACCTTCACCGCTGCCTCGACTATGACAATGTGATCGTCATCGTCTTTTCAGGCACCGCCGTTCCCAACGTGCTCTACCGAAAGATCTACGGACCAGATGTCTTTCGTTATCTTGCCGAGCAATATCTGGCCGCGGCATACCTGCTTGACCCGATTTATCATTTCCATCTCAGGCGCGGAGCGCCGGGGCTTTATCGCCTTCTTGACGTGGCGCCCGATCAGTTTCGGCGCAGCCGATATTTCAAATGGTATTATGGGCGCATCGGCATAACCGATGAGATTTCCGTTGTTCTGCCTATCGGCGACAATGCGACCATTACGATCTCCATGGGCAAGGACAGTTCTTCCGGTCAGGACTTTTCGCAGCGGGCCGAAGAATGCCTGCGATCGCATGAGCCGGTGATCATGTCCCTGCTGAGGGCCCACTGGGGCGCTTCCGAGAGTCCTTCCGCGACTGATATCAGCGCGACATCGATCACCGATGGTCTCATCGCCGCCATGCGAACGCACCATGGCGTTTTGCTGAGCAAGCGACAGGCAGAGGTGGCGCTTCTGATTCTGCAGGGACATTCCTCGCCGTCAATCGGGCTCCATCTCGGTGTCAGCCCACAGACGGTGAAGGTCTTTCGCAAGCAGCTTTACAGCAAATGCAATCTTTCGTCGCAAGCGGAACTCTTTGCGCTGATGATGCCGATCCTGGAGGGAGCGACCAGCGTCAAGTCTGCCCCTGCGCCAGTCCTTGATCCATGA